The following are encoded in a window of Esox lucius isolate fEsoLuc1 chromosome 14, fEsoLuc1.pri, whole genome shotgun sequence genomic DNA:
- the LOC105009285 gene encoding tripartite motif-containing protein 16, giving the protein MASIQHPCVCSPFGPKTREDFLKYYCQLTLDLNTVQRNVCLSEENTKLTYCSTPHSYPDHPDRFTTNWFQVLCRDSLSSPSYWEVDWSGTVFIAVSSKGITRCGDNDSWFAGSDKAWTLVCSPTYTSFWHKNKETPIRMPCSSKVGVYLDQKAGTLSFYSVTNTMTLLHKLQTTFTEPLYPGFNLSGTIKILPLTK; this is encoded by the exons ATGGCCTCAATCCAGCATCCTTGTGTTTGTTCTCCGTTTGGgcccaagaccagagaggaCTTCTTGAAAT ATTACTGCCAGCTGACACTGGATCTCAACACCGTTCAAAGAAACGTGTGTCTCTCTGAGGAGAACACTAAGCTGACGTACTGCAGCACCCCTCACTCTTATCCTGACCATCCAGACAGATTCACCACCAACTGGTTCCAGGTGTTGTGCAGAGACAGTCTGTCCAGCCCCAGCTATTGGGAGGTGGATTGGAGTGGGACTGTTTTCATAGCGGTCTCCAGCAAAGGGATCACCAGATGCGGTGATAATGACTCTTGGTTCGCTGGCAGTGACAAGGCTTGGACACTGGTGTGCAGTCCAACTTACACCTCCTTCTGGCACAAAAACAAAGAGACACCCATTCGTATGCCCTGCTCCTCCAAAGTGGGAGTGTACCTGGACCAGAAGGCAGGAACcctgtccttctacagtgtTACCAACACGATGACCTTACTCCACAAGCTCCAGACCACATttactgagcccctctatcctgGCTTCAATCTAAGTGGAACTATAAAAATACTGCCCCTAACAAAGTGA